AGCTAATGTAGTATACACTCCTCCAACCTCAGAAAAACGAATTGGTATATAAAATATATGATGCAATCCAAACGGAACTAAGCCTCTTTCCACAATTCCATAAATAAACATGTAAAAAGGCGGTGTATTCTCACCAGATAATGCAGCTCCCAACGCATAAATCCATTCTTGAACCATGGGCCAAATGAAAGACAAAATAAGTCCAATCCCTACAGAATACACTGCTGTAATTATTGGAACAAAGCGAGCTCCCCCAAAGAACGACAACATTTCAGGCATTCTGAAGTTATGGTATTTATTATATAATGCAGCAGCTACAAATCCCATTACTATTCCACCAAAAACGCCAACCTGTAAAGTTGGAATTCCAAGTTCCAGTGTATGTCCAGCCTCACTAATATTATCCATATTAACTCCAGTAGTAATGCCAATAACTGTATGCATAATTAAATAGCCTACAAGTGCCGAAAGAGCTGCAGGTGATTTTCCACCTGTCCAGCTTCCTGCAATACCTACAGCAAATAAAACACCTAAATTCCCAAATATGGCTCCTCCTGCGCCTTTCATTAAACTGGATATTGTTTGCCAAACAGAATTATCCAAAAAAGGGAAATATTCTATTAAATACGGTGACTGTAAGGTTGTTCCAATACCTAATAATAATCCAGCAGCTGGTAATAGAGAAATGATTACCATAAACGTTTTACCAATGCGTTGAAAAAAGTCAAATGTAAAAAGATTTTTCATTTTAAGCCTCCTTTGAAATCGAATTCATTTAATACGTTTACCGCTTGCTCTCTACAAATATGTAGAGAGCAAGCCGGTTAAAAATTAATTCAACTCTGGCCAATAACCCTTGTTGGCAACAACTAAAGCATCTAACACCTTTCTAGCCTGTGCAGCGGAAACCACCGTTCGATTTAATGTCAATGCTTGTAAGGCTTTACCATAGGACTTTTCTAAATAAGCTTCGACCGTTAGTTTTTCATATGCATACTGAGCTTCAATGAGCCCTTTATAAAATGTAGGTATTTCCCCAACAGCGAAAGGCCTAGGGCCATTTGCTGTAATGCTTGCGGCGACCTCTACCATTGCATCCTCTGGTAAATTGCTCACCAATCCATCGTTTTTCAGAATGACAATAAAGTTATTCCCTTTATTGTAAGCAATGGACTCTGCCACAAATAGGATGAATTCACCGTGTGCATCATTTTGAACGACATCACAGTCCTTTGCCGTTCCGGCTTCCACAGCAAGCGCACAATCTTTAAATACGCGTTTTTCTCGTCCAGCTTGTACTTCATTCGTTCGGGTGAAATCAGGATTTAATTTTTTCAACACTTGATCTGGGTACAGATAATATTGTAAATACGTATTGGGTAAATAGTCAGGAAAATCACGAACAATCTGTTCCACCATTGCATAAGTGTCTAGCCATGATTGATCTCGCTGTTCTGCATCAGCTGGACGAAACCCTCCATCAAGTATTTTTTCCCGTAGCTCTGGTAGAAGGTCATTTCCTTCGGTATCGTATAAATTTGTGAACCAGCCAAAATGATTTAACCCGAAATAAACAGGTTCAAAGTCCCGCTCATGAACGCCTAGCAATTTACCATAAGAGCGAAGTAAATTCTCAGGTTGATCACAAATATTAAGAATGCGATTATCTTTTGGAAATACCTCTTTTAGCGCAACAGCTACAATAGCAGCTGGATTTGTATAATTTAAAATCCACGCATCTTTCGACTTTGCTCGGACATCATTTACTAATTCAATCATGTCACCAATGGAGCGCATTCCATAAGCAAAGCCTCCAGGTCCACATGTTTCCTGACCAATTAATCCCTTGCTTAAAGGAACTTTTTCATCCTTTTCACGCATTGCATAGCCACCCGTTCGCATTTGACAAAGTACAAAGTCTATGTCTTCTGTAAATGCTTTTGCTTTGTCGGTTGTATAACTAAAATGAACCTCTGGATACTCTTCTTTAAGCAATATCTTGGCAAATTCACCTATCTTTTGCTGTCTATTAGCATCAATGTCATACATTACTAACCGGTTAATAGGAAACGTATCCTTTCTAGAACACATTCCTTTTAAGAGCCCAGGGGTGAATGTGCTCCCCCCACCGACAATAACAACATTAAATTTTTTCATTAAGATCCATCTCCTGTTGATTTGATTTTTGTAACTATGAAGATCATAAATGACAAAACAGAAAACGCTTCAAAAATTTCATTTTATGAAACTTTTTAGTTGTATACTATAATACAATCAAGAAGAAGGGAGGATTCATTTATGTATAATTTTATGGTGAAACTATTAAATTTTATTGAGTCTTCAACAGATCATACCAAGTCAGAAATTATTATTGCACAATTTATTTTACGCAATGTAGAAAGAATACCTCATATGACTATTTACAAATTAGCAGAAGCCTGTCATACATCTCCTGCTACTATTACTAGATTTTGCAAAAAATTTGATGATATAAATTATAAAGAGCTAAAAGAACGTGCACGTACATTTATTGAGTACAATACAAATGAAGTGATGGTGGAATATGCGGAGAGCAAATACAGCGCAGGTAAATTAAATGATTATTTTGAACAATTACAACTATCTTTACAAGAGACAAAGAAATTATTATCATCAAAAGAGATTATTATAGCCACTCATAAAATCCGTCAAGCAGTCAAAGTTTCATTTTTTGGTGTAACCTATTCTCACCTACTAGCAAGAAATGCGCAATTCAAATTTACACGTCTTGGTAAAAATGCCACTGCATATAGTGACCCTGAAAATCAAATTATAGAAGCAAAAACGATGACAGCTAACGATGTAGCTGTAGTCATTTCTTTTTCAGGAGAAACTAGATTTGTCGTTAGGCTCGTTAAGGTGCTTAACAAAAATAATATACCTATCATCGCTATTACAGGATTTCCAAATAGTTTTCTAGCAGAAAATGCTAACCAAACCATCTGTATTAGTAGCCATAAAATGGATTACTTTAAGTCTCCTGTAGTAGAAGAAATCAATTTATTAAGTGCCGTTAACTCTATTTATCTCGCCTACTCCATGATTTTTAAATAATCATATTGGTTTAATTAGTAAAAAACCACGCTATCTACAAATCATGCAGACAACGTGGTTTCTTCGCTTCTTCTTTGTTTCAATCGCGACCAGTAAATAATCGGTATTAACATGAGAGCGACCGACGCGCCAATAAATCCTAAAATCGCATAGTTGAAATAAGCAACAATGACTCCTGAGATGATACTGCCAAAAGAACCTCCGAGCGCTACCCAAACATCAATTGATCCTTGCGTTTTCGCTCGGTTATGAATCGTCGTTGAATCAATAATTATAGCTGTGCCACTTATGAGTCCGAAGTTCCAACCAAGACCCAATAAAAAGAGAGCAATCGTTAAACCAACTAATGAATTTCCCGGAACAAAAGCCGCTAAAATTCCCGAGATAGCTAAGGTGATTGCGGAAGCAGCTCCCATAGATTTCCTACCAACACGATCTACCAATGCCCCTGTGCCAAGTGATGACAATACATCGCCGCAATATGAAGACCGATGACCACTCCGATGGCTGTCAATCCACCACCATGATTTTGCATATGGCTGGCGTCAACGTCATAATCGCAACCATAACGACTTGAGAAAATACTAACAGCATCGCTCCTGCAAAAACGCCAATCTGGTTAGCTTTATGAGCAAGACTAGATTCTGTAGACGATCCAGGTGGTTTCTGGCTTGCTTCATAAACCGCAAACGCCCTTGCCACGAGTAATGGATCTGGTCGCATAAACAAAAATATCGTCAATCCAGCTAAAAGATAAGCCACTGCAGCAAGGATAAACGGACCTGCTAACGGATGTATGTTGATTGCTTTTGCAACTTCGCACATAGGTGTAACCAGATTTGGACCAGCTACGGATCCAAATGTTGTGGCAACCATCGCAACACTGACAGCTTTCGCCCTTTGTTTTTCAGAAGCTAAATCCGCACCTGCATAACGCGCCATTAAATTCGTTGCTGTTCCAGCGCCATAAACAAATAAAGATAAAAATAACAAACCAACACTATGGATGTTCGTAGCAACAATGACTCCAATGGCGCCAATTCCCCCCGTAATAAACCCAAAGGCCAATCCATAACGACGGCCTAAACGCTGCGTCAACCGTCCTACAAGATAAGCCGCAAGTGCAGACCCAAGCGTAAATAAAGCTGCTGGTACACCAGCAAAACTTTCCGTTCCTAACATATCCTCAGCAAGCAGAGCTCCAACGGTAATCCCAGCAGCTAAGCCTGCCCCGCCAAATATCTGTGACAGTAAAACGATCCATAACGATTTTTTATACACTTTTGCCTCTCTTCTGGCGATTCCATATAAGACTGGATTAAATTTGCATCCTCTTTCATTGCCTCTCCCCCTTTGCTTTAACCGCACGAGCTACTTTTCAAAACCGTTAAAATCATCCTATCGCGTTATAACCAAACACACAAGGTTTACCAAGATACCCGTGTATGTATTGTACTAAAATCGCCTAAGTGATCGCTATGTATCTGTTTATGGCTTTATTTATGTACGAATTAAAAAAGAAAGTGATGATACAGTAGCAGGACGGTTAAATGGGAGAACAGCGTGTAGTAGATGCTACGTTTTTTGACCAGTCTTAAACACCTCTCCACCGAAGAATAAAGAAACAAAAAAATTGAATATGTCATGCCCAAGCAACGAGCTTAATAATCTTTTATAAACAAAAGTTATAAAGTAATAGAAAAAGCGTATTGGTCAGCCTGTATTTCGTTGTTTATAATAGCTTTAAGACAGTCAAAAATTTAAAATTTCCGAATTAACTAATATTAATTTGATAACGCTTTAAAGATGTTGTTATTTCTTTCTTGCCAATTATTTTATCAAAGGGGACAAATCGATGTTACTGAATCCTGTTGTATTATCTGTATTAGCTTTAGTTGTTTTAAGCCTAGCGCGTGTGCATGTAATTTTCGCTTTACTCATTGCATCTATCGTCGGAGGAATAAGCGCAGGAATATCACTGGAAGAGACATTCACCTTGTTAATTGGAGGACTCGGAGGGCAAGGTGAGACAGCGCTTAGCTATATTCTTTTAGGTATTTTGTCCGTTATGATTGCAAGGTCTGGTATCACTACTCTTTTCATTCAACGCGTATTACCTTACATGCAAGGAAGACGTGCCATAGTACTATTCTTGTTAGCAGGTGTAGCCAGTCTCTCGCAAAATGTTGTTCCTATACATATCGCCTTCATCCCGATCCTAATCCCGCCACTTCTGGCCATCTTTAATAAAATGAAAGTAGATAGAAGGGGAATTGCAACAGCATTAACATTCGGTCTAAAAGCTCCTTATATACTGATTCCTATAGGATTTGGCTTGATTTTCCAAAACATCATTGTCGATGAAATGAAAGCGAACGGGATGGAAATTGGCTTATCGCAAGTTCCTTTAGCCATGGTCATTCCAGTAGCAGGGATGGTCATTGGATTAGCTATTGCTATCTTATATACGTATCGAAAACCTAGAGAATATCATGAGATCCCAACACAATTTACAAATGATGCAGCAGCAACCAACGATAAGACCAATGCAAGTTGGCAGTGGCAACACTCTGTGACCCTTCTTAGCTTAGCTGTTACCCTGACCTTGCAGCTTGTGTATGGATCACTTGCACTTGCTGCGTTAGGCGGTATTTTAACCATGCTTGTGCTTCGTGCCGAAACATGGCAGAGTGGAGACGTTATTGTGGAAGATGGAGTAAAAATGATGGGCGTTATCGCATTTGTAATGTTAATTGCTTCCGGCTATGCCGCTGTTTTAAAAGAAACTGGGTCCGTTCAAGCACTCGTACAATCTGCAAGTGCTTGGCTTGGAGACAGTCAGTTCTTAGCCGCTGTTGTCATGATGATCATTGGAATGCTAGTCACTATTGGCATTGGCACCTCTTTTGGGACCATTCCGGTATTAGCAGCTATATTCGTTCCCATATGTGCAAGCTTAGGATTTAGTCCTTTAGCAACAGCTGCCTTAATTGGTACATCAGGTGCTATCGGAGATGCCGGCTCTCCTGCTTCCGACAGTACATTAGGACCTACATCTGGTTTAAACGTCGATGGTCAACATCATCACATCTGGGATACCTGTGTGCCAACCTTTATTCATTATAATATTCCACTATTTATTTGTGGCATTATCGCTGCATTGGTTTTATAGGACGGATAGCTTTCATAAAGTGAAACAAAAGCAATCTATACTTGCCTTGTTTATCAAGATAGATTGCTTATTGAAATGATTATAAGTTTCTACTATATTTTAAAACAAAGTTAATCTTTAAGTATTCCATTACTTCTACAATAATGGCAATAAAATACGAATGATCGTACCTTCCTCTCCCTCGGGATGTTTTTGCTCTTTCATGAACTTTTCGCTCATCGTTTCCCCACAACAAAGCTCCCTTTCACGTCTTCCCCCCATTTTAGTTCATATGTTTCACCCTGATGAATTGATCCTACCCCTTCAGGAGTTCCCGTATAAATAATATCCCCTTCCCGCAAGCCGAAATGTGCTTGAAGATAGTCCAAAATCGTCTGGAAAGAGAAGATCATGGAAGTAATATTTCCCTGTTGAACTACTTCTCCGTTACGCAACAATGAAAAATCCTTTTCCACACAAGCCGCTTCCCCAGGAAAATCCCAAAAATCTGTGATTACAGCTGCATGCTTAAAGCCTTTCGCTAATAGCCAAGGATGCCCCTTCTTTTTTAATTCAGCTTGTACATCTCTTAACGTCAAATCTACTCCAAGCGCCATCTTGGTGACCACATCTTCAACCTTCGAATCATCCGCTACATTTTTTCCTATGTATAAAACGATCTCAAGCTCATGATGAATATCCCCTTTATCAAATGAGTAAGGGATAACTTGACCATGGGCTGTTACGAGAGAGTTTGTCGGTTTAGAAAAAACTATTGGTCGTTCAGGTACAGCATTACCAAGCTCAGCAGCATGATCTGTATAATTACGACCGATACAGAAGATATTGTTTATGTTCATTCGTATCACTCCTTCTAATGGGTTATTTTTCCTCATAGTATACCATATATTCTGACAATCCAAGCCACTACCACACTCTTCCAACCGTATGGTGCTTAAAAATGACATTTCTCCAAACATCCGTTTAAAATACGCGAATTATCATGCACATGACTATAACCTTCTGTACTTAAGTGCTACAATTAACATGTACATGTTGCTTCTGTTACTTTCAATGTATCATTCGTTCTAAGCTGAAGAAGCTAGCAGTAATACAGTAAAGGAGTGGAAAATTATGCAACAACAGCAATTGGAAAAAATGAAAAATGGAAAAGGATTTATCGCTGCACTTGACCAAAGTGGGGGCAGTACGCCAAAAGCCTTAGCTGCTTATGGAATCAAAGAAGACGCATATTCGAATGAGGACGAAATGTTCGATTTAGTACATGAAATGCGCACACGGATTATTACATCCCCGGCTTTTGATTCCAATTATATTTTAGGAGCAATTTTATTCGAGCAAACGATGGACCGTGAAATTGAGGGAATGTATACAGGCGATTATTTAGCTGAAAAGAAAGGTATCGTACCGTTTTTAAAAGTAGATAAGGGCCTTGCTGAAGAATCGGACGGCGTACAGCTTATGAAGCCAATCCCAGACCTTAAAGCGCTATTAAAGCGTGCAAATGAACGGCACATTTTTGGAACGAAAATGCGCTCTGTTATCAAAGACGCCAATCCAGAAGGCATCAAAGCGGTTGTCGACCAACAGTTTGAAATTGGTAAACAAATTATAGCTGCTGGCTTAGTACCTATCATTGAACCAGAAGTAGATATTAACAGTCCGGAAAAAGAAAAATGCGAAGAACTATTAAAAGCGGAAATACTACGTCATCTTAATAGCTTGAACGAGTCAGAACTTGTCATGTTAAAATTAACCATTCCTACGGTACCGAATACGTATAAGGAGCTCATCGAACACCCAAATGTCGTTCGTGTTGTTGCCCTTTCTGGCGGCTACTCTAGAGACGAAGCAAACGCAAAACTAAAAGAAAATGACGGTCTGATCGCTAGCTTTTCTAGAGCACTAAGTCAAGATTTAAATGTTAATCAGACAGATGAAGAATTTAACCAAGCGCTGCAACAAGCAGTTAAATCCATTTATGAAGCTTCGATTTAAAGAATTATAAAATGAAACTTCAATCGGTGGTGTTTTCTTCATCCCCCACTGATTGTTAGTTGAATGAATTGGGCTTTTATTGGCTGTTGATCCCCCACTTATAATTCTTGGCTTCTCCTCGAATTCCTGAAGTGGGGGCTCTTACAAGTAATTAACCTGCGATAAAAGTATCTTCCGATTTCTCTTTTCCTATAATAATGGTATTTATTACTCGTTTTCAGGGGTACAGTAATACGATTTCCGGCTTTTTTCTCGATTATTCCTTAACCGATCAGAATACTGATACAAGGTTCGTTATTGAAGCGTACTATCGGATTATTTTTGAAATGGTAACCCCGTTTGTGACGTTGTCGTTTGGTTAAGTAACGTATTTTTGTAAAGTAAATAGTACGAAGCAGCTGACCAACTAAAGTTTTTCGTACTTAAGCCTTTTCCAGTTTCCGGATTATAGTTCTCACGAATCGATCCATCACCTAGTAGACCTTCTGCATGATTAAATAGTTTCTTCGTCAATGTTTTTGCCTCTTTGTTGTAGCCATAATTTTGTAATGCTTCAATACCGAACAATGCTTGGTCCATCCATACCGGCCCGCGCCAATAATGATTTGGATCATATTTTGCATTATCCTTGGAAGCTGTTGGGAATGGCATATACGTATTAAATTTGTTCGGGTCGATCATATTTTGAACCACTTTTTCCGCTTGCTGCTTATCTGCTAATTTGGCCCAAAGCGGGATCCATCCTTCCGTTCCCTTCCCTCGGTTTGTTAACAGCTTCTTCTTGGAACCGTCTTTATTTATTTGTAGGTCATAGAAAAAGCCTGTTTCCTTATCATACATATGATTTTTCATATAATCTTTAACGTTTTTTGCTTCGTTTGTAAATTGTTTTGCATCTTTTGGTTGTTTTAATTCTTTTGCCATCGACGTTAAAAAGCCTTTTTCAGCATATAAATAGGCGTTCAAATCAGCCGATTCCTGATTAATGGAATAACCAATGACTTCATTCGCCTTATTCCTATTTTCAAACACTAAAACACCTGGATCTCCTTGACCTACGCCTTCTTTATCAAAGCGGGTTGCATTATCCATGCCACTTTCCCATGCTGCTGCCTCGATAACAGCATCTTCGTTCAGCTTTGGATTACCTTCAGTATCTTTGATAATTTCGTTAGCTTCATTTCTTTCCCAGTTTGCATCGCTTACAGTGCTACCATATTCAGAAATACCGTTTTGATCGTGATCTCGATTTGTATACCACCATTGATGGTATGCTTTTAATTTTGGATACATTTCTTTGAGGAATTTCTTATCTTTTGTATGCTCGTAAACGTTCCAAACGGCCCACGCCGCCAAAGGTGGCTTGGAGTTTCTTTCATTCCAGTTTCCGCCTTCTCCTCCGCGGGGTGGATCCTGGTTATAGAAAATCGCATCGATAATCGCTCCCTCATCTTGTGGTCGTACTTTATCATTGGACATAATTTGATAATCGAATAAAGCACGGATATTATTTTTCGCAAGCTCTGGATTAAATTCTGCTAATGCTACAGCCTGTTTCCAGGAATCCCATGCCCACATACCGATGAACCATTTATAGGACATGGACGGAATAGTTCCATCATGCTTAATCGCCCCAGCTGGGCTGCGCCAGTTCGTCATCAGTGTTTCAATTGATTTAGTGGCAACTTTTTGATATTCCGGGTATTTTTCATATGTTTTTTTGTTAAACGTTTCATCCAAATATCCTTGCCATCGTTTTTCGTTATCCTTAAAATGTTTTTTCGCTTGCTTCATGTATTTCTTTACTTTTTTCTGTTCTGCCTTTAATTCTTTGTTTGTAAATGTATAGCTTTCTGTCGTATAAGTTGTAAAAATTTTCCCAGGCTTAATTGTCACAGGCGAACGTAATGCTGTCACATATTCATCCCCATTAACGGCTGTTTTTACGGGTTGATCATGAGCAATCAAATATGCTGCTTCGTCGGTAGAAAAGTACATCCATGTTTCTCGTATATTTGCAAAATTAACTTGAACGCCATGCTTCGTTGCTTGTAAACTTTGCTCTAAATTCAAGGTATAACTGCCTTCTTCTATTTTGTTTAGCAATGCACCGTCCCAGGAAACGTCAATATGCAATGGTTGTTCCGTTTTATTTTTGATTTGCGTCTGGATCATAGCTGTTCGATTGCTGACAAAAATAAGCTCTAACATTAAATCAAAATCATCCATTTCATATTGTTGAACTAATCGACCTGGATAATAGGTAAAATCTAAACGATTGCTGTCACTTAAATCATATACTTGATTCGTATCTGTATTGCTGATCGAAATTTTATTTATCGCCTTAGATAAATTCACCGGATACTCCTCAGCAATAACGATTGGACCCGCAAACCCTCCAAACAATTCTTCTGCATCGTAATCCGGTAAATAGTAACCATGCCAAGCACCCAAATCGGAAAAATGGTTAAACTTGTTGGTCGAATACGTGCCGTATATGTCAGCTGTAGGGGCTGCAGATATGTCCAGCGTATTTGGAAATTGTTCAATTTCAGGGAGTTTCCCTTTTGCAGAGACAGTCGACCCACTAATACTTGCGCTAAACAATAAACATATAGCCAATGAAACCAAACCTATTTTTTTTAGTTTATGTGTCTTCTTTTTTGTCATACCTTTTCTTCCTCCTGATGATTTAGAATTTACATTTACTTACAAATGAACACACTCAGATTATTGCCCGTTTTCATTTCTCCTTTCAAAAATATATGTTCCATTATTTGTATTTTCATTCACATGTTTGTTACACTGTAAAAAGACCAAGTTATATAATGTGCTCTGCTTTACAGCTATCAAGCACCCTATCTTGTCCTTTCATTGTTCACATAACCTTCCCAACCAACGGAACATCGATTTGTAGTGTCTTAGCTCCCTTCTTTCGTTCATTTGATTTGTGCAACGTCGTGAATAGATATGCAAACTTCATGCCAACCTTGTAAAATGTGTTAGGAAAGCGGTTTTTCAGGAATTAAAAACACGTGTGCAATTTTTTTGCACACGTGTTCAAACAAATTTTGTTCTATTATCTAAGGTAATCTATTGTTAACGTCGCACTATATACACGTATTCCTCTACCATACAAATATAACTTTTATAGATTTAAATCACATTCATCATTTGCTTCGCACTATTTCTGTCTTTATCAGAAAGAGGTTTCTTCAAAAAGCCGATAATAAAGCATGTTATTAAAGACCCTAATAAGATACAACCAATGTAAAGCAACGGTTTATTGCTGGCAATTGGAATAACAAAAATTCCACCGTGAGGAGCTTTTAAGGATATATCCATTGCCATACATACAGCTCCTCCAACTGCTGCTCCAATTATATTTGCAGGAATTATTCTTAATGGATCTGCAGCTGCAAACGGAATTGCTCCTTCTGTAATAAAACTGGCCCCTAAAACATAGCTTGCCTTACCTGCTTCAACTTCTTGAAGCGTAAATCTATTTTTAAATATCGTTGTGGCTAGCGCTATACCGATTGGAGGTACCATACCACCAACCATTAACGCTGCAGATGGTTCAAAAATATTTGCCGCAAACATCGCTAAACCAAATGCGGAAGCTGTTTTATTAATAGGCCCGCCCATATCCGAAGCCATCATTCCAGCTAATAAAGCTCCTAGTATAGCTGCATTAATTCCCGTCAATCCTTTTAACCAACCTTCTAAAAATTCATTTAGCAAGGACATTGGTGTATTTAAAATAAAGAACATGAATGCACCAACAATAAATGTACTAATTAAAGGAACGACTAAGATAGAAACTAATCCTTGGAATGATTTTGGAATTTTAGCCATCGACTTACCAATGAATTTAGCTGCAAAACCACCGACGAATCCGGCTATCATTCCACCAAGAAAACCAGAACCACCTATACTGGCCATCATCCCACCAATCATTGCAGGAGCTAGACCTTGTTTATCAGCAATACTAAATCCGATAAAGCCTGCTAAAATTGGGATCATTAAAGCAAATGCTGCTTCACCTCCAACCTGACTAAAGAAATGTGCAATAATATTATATTGATCACTTTCAGGATCTGCAGCGTAAATACCAAACATAAACGAAATAGCAATGAAAATACCGCCAACAACTACGAATGGAATCATATAGGAAACCCCACTCATAATATGCTTATAGAAATTCAAACCAGATTTTTCTTCTGTTTGAGGCTCTTCTATAATTTCTTGTTCAGTTACACTCGAATCTTTAATATTGTAAGATAATGCTTGATCAATTAATTCATCAGCATGATTAATTGCTTTCTTTACAGGTACGTCAACAAATCGTTTTCCACGTAATATGGAGGTATCAACCCGTACATCATGAGCAATTACGATAGCATCTGCATGTTGAATGTCTGCTGGTGTAAGTTTATTCTCAGGACCATTAGCACCGTTTGTTTGAATTTTTACATTCATGCCCCGTTTTCTTGCAGCTTCTTTCAATGACTCTGCTGCCATGTATGTGTGAGCAATCCCCGTCATACATGCAGTTATTCCCACCACATATTTTCCACTTGCAGATTCATCATTTAAAGCTGGCTTTTCTAATTTTTCTTGTTCCTGAATCGCTTTTATTACATCAATTTCTGATGTTGCAACAATTATCTTTGCTCGGAATGTCTCACTCATGAGAAAAGTCGATAGCTTCGATAAAAGGGATAAATGCTCATTTGGAGCATTTTCTGGAGCTGCAATCATAAAGATTAAATTGGTGTGTTGACCACCATAATCAACTCCTTGTAGTGACCTTCCCATTATTATTGTAGGCTTCGTAATAGATTTACATTGCGCGTGGGGAATGACCACACCATAACCTACAGCAGTTGAAATCTCATTCTCTCTTTTATAAATTGCCTTTTTAAAACGTTCAGGATCTGTTGTCAATCTTCTCTCCGTTAACTTATGGATTAACTCATCAATGACTTCTTTTTGATTGTTACCTTGAAGATTTAAAATGATGTTATCTCGGGTTAAAATATCTACTAGTTCCATTTTACTTCCCTCCTAATCATGATATTTAACCAAAGTAGAGATGAGCTTTGTTTGTTGAATTAAATAAGTCCATTTTATGCTTTACTACTTCTTTGGCTGCATTCCGAGCACTTGGCATAATGACATCCGGCTCATATGCTCCTTGATTATCTTTTAAAAAGCGTCGCATCTCTTGAAAGAATGCACTTTTCATATCTGTTGATAAATTAATTTTTGCAATCCCGTGCAAGTATGTCTGTGCTATCTCTTCGTCCTTGTTATCACTTCCACCGTGAAGTACAAGAGGAATCTCCACTTTTTGATTTATCTCAGCAAGTAAATCCAATTTCAATTCTGGCTTTCCTGCATGTTTATATTGCCCATGTGATGTTCCAATAGCAACAGCCAATGTATCGATACCGGTCTCTTCTACAAACCTCTTAGCGTCATCAGCGTCTGTATATAAAATTTCATCAGCTCCACCTTCTGAACTTCCTTCATTTGAACCAATTGTGCCTAATTCAGCCTCTACGGACACATTTACATCATGA
This genomic interval from Virgibacillus pantothenticus contains the following:
- a CDS encoding PTS fructose transporter subunit IIABC, which translates into the protein MELVDILTRDNIILNLQGNNQKEVIDELIHKLTERRLTTDPERFKKAIYKRENEISTAVGYGVVIPHAQCKSITKPTIIMGRSLQGVDYGGQHTNLIFMIAAPENAPNEHLSLLSKLSTFLMSETFRAKIIVATSEIDVIKAIQEQEKLEKPALNDESASGKYVVGITACMTGIAHTYMAAESLKEAARKRGMNVKIQTNGANGPENKLTPADIQHADAIVIAHDVRVDTSILRGKRFVDVPVKKAINHADELIDQALSYNIKDSSVTEQEIIEEPQTEEKSGLNFYKHIMSGVSYMIPFVVVGGIFIAISFMFGIYAADPESDQYNIIAHFFSQVGGEAAFALMIPILAGFIGFSIADKQGLAPAMIGGMMASIGGSGFLGGMIAGFVGGFAAKFIGKSMAKIPKSFQGLVSILVVPLISTFIVGAFMFFILNTPMSLLNEFLEGWLKGLTGINAAILGALLAGMMASDMGGPINKTASAFGLAMFAANIFEPSAALMVGGMVPPIGIALATTIFKNRFTLQEVEAGKASYVLGASFITEGAIPFAAADPLRIIPANIIGAAVGGAVCMAMDISLKAPHGGIFVIPIASNKPLLYIGCILLGSLITCFIIGFLKKPLSDKDRNSAKQMMNVI
- a CDS encoding ketose-bisphosphate aldolase; this encodes MLMNMKELLEVAYKNNFAVGSFNVANSEFVRVVIESAEEKKAPAIIQIHPNELDLVGDDFIAYVRESCKNTKVPMAIHLDHGSSVKDVMRAIRNGYTSVMIDASHASFADNIAITKEVVNIAHDVNVSVEAELGTIGSNEGSSEGGADEILYTDADDAKRFVEETGIDTLAVAIGTSHGQYKHAGKPELKLDLLAEINQKVEIPLVLHGGSDNKDEEIAQTYLHGIAKINLSTDMKSAFFQEMRRFLKDNQGAYEPDVIMPSARNAAKEVVKHKMDLFNSTNKAHLYFG
- the ygjK gene encoding alpha-glucosidase, which encodes MTKKKTHKLKKIGLVSLAICLLFSASISGSTVSAKGKLPEIEQFPNTLDISAAPTADIYGTYSTNKFNHFSDLGAWHGYYLPDYDAEELFGGFAGPIVIAEEYPVNLSKAINKISISNTDTNQVYDLSDSNRLDFTYYPGRLVQQYEMDDFDLMLELIFVSNRTAMIQTQIKNKTEQPLHIDVSWDGALLNKIEEGSYTLNLEQSLQATKHGVQVNFANIRETWMYFSTDEAAYLIAHDQPVKTAVNGDEYVTALRSPVTIKPGKIFTTYTTESYTFTNKELKAEQKKVKKYMKQAKKHFKDNEKRWQGYLDETFNKKTYEKYPEYQKVATKSIETLMTNWRSPAGAIKHDGTIPSMSYKWFIGMWAWDSWKQAVALAEFNPELAKNNIRALFDYQIMSNDKVRPQDEGAIIDAIFYNQDPPRGGEGGNWNERNSKPPLAAWAVWNVYEHTKDKKFLKEMYPKLKAYHQWWYTNRDHDQNGISEYGSTVSDANWERNEANEIIKDTEGNPKLNEDAVIEAAAWESGMDNATRFDKEGVGQGDPGVLVFENRNKANEVIGYSINQESADLNAYLYAEKGFLTSMAKELKQPKDAKQFTNEAKNVKDYMKNHMYDKETGFFYDLQINKDGSKKKLLTNRGKGTEGWIPLWAKLADKQQAEKVVQNMIDPNKFNTYMPFPTASKDNAKYDPNHYWRGPVWMDQALFGIEALQNYGYNKEAKTLTKKLFNHAEGLLGDGSIRENYNPETGKGLSTKNFSWSAASYYLLYKNTLLNQTTTSQTGLPFQK